Within the Miscanthus floridulus cultivar M001 chromosome 17, ASM1932011v1, whole genome shotgun sequence genome, the region TGTCCGAGGAGTTCTTGTCAGCggacatgtgtgtgtgtgttttagtCAAGACGGAGTCGTTTAGCCAAGGCATTGTTGCGCAGCCGAGGTTTTAGTTTTTTAGGGATTGGATGAGATGGAGCTCACTGACCCTGACGtaggtgcgcgccgtgggatcgggtgagtcggagtcgtggatcctggcgtcggtgcgcgccgcagGATCGGGTGAGTTAGTTTGGGGATCGGACGAAACGGAGCTcattgatcctagcgtcgatgcacgccatgggattgggcgagtcggagtcgtggatcctggcgtcggtgcatgccgtgggattgggcgagttagtttagttagtttgttagttcagggatcggacaagacggtgctcacggatcctggcgtcggtgcgcgccgtgggatcgagcgagtcggagtcgtggatcctggcctcggtgcagccggtgcggctgaggcagttagtttagttagtttgttagttcagggatcggacgagacagtgctcgcggatcctggcgtcggtgcgtgctatgggatcgggcgagttggagtcgtggatcctgatggggcgagttcggggtcacagacccaggcgtttggtgtgcagtcgaagcgtagccagatggggtgagttaggggtcgcagacctaggtgttgtcttgagcccccaagccctgttgggccttggtaggggtcggtttgagtttgcgtgcgttaccccatcctcggtttctaaAAACCGGAGGGGCTCAGTTTTGtcccttgtcccgatcgctcgggctcgagtgacgcgctcggtgagtgcgctaacgggtatgatcgagtggaatccgggtctgtcgttcgtgacggggtcggcatagccctcttgtgacattccactgctcctttacctgcaacccggcagatgcctgggtcgttccggacaccgacccaggtggcctaacggcctcccctcgatggagattctttgggcttggcgagaggtttaggatcgaacaagaaagttgagatgaccctgtctgctagactaggtgagggccgcaaggggctcatctgtgtttttctcccctggctctgtttgacgtggggtggcctcgagcccttcgtgggccggccttcaaaccccggtcgATCGTTGCTCTTGTTggatgaggcaactgccgcttcatgacgcaacatagAGCGTTATGATGCATTTCGctacatgtgcgatgcttagttctcgagcccccgggcggttcagggcccgaatcatccagggggcatgggcgtatggaatgaatgcacgtatggatgtatgaatgaattATATAAAGAAAGAAATAACTGGGTTTGGTactgttaccttgatgactcgagtgacggggtttgaagagctccattcgggaatgtccgaccgggacccatgctcgtcgttcgtgacaaaGTCGGCATGGCCTGCATGGGGCacccctttgctccttacctatctctcggtgtttttctgagccattcgatcgactttagGAAGCCCGACGGTCTCTCCTGGCAGAGATCTCATTTGTTCGgggttttccaagtcccgcctgggaaggCAGAGAGCCTGCTGCATGTGGTGATGCTTTGTTTCTCGTGCCTggtcgtgcgatagtggtgggccatacccaggccacattCCATCTGACCAGGCATCGCTTCGTCTAACCAGGCATCATTCCGtcggtcagtgtgcgtcccatcgtttcccatccgcattgaatgggggaagggagagagttttttgctctgatcttttgcccctcttcagctgtcgtgtctcctccttaaatagggggggaAGAGGGGGCTTTTTGtcatagtcctttgcctgttctccagccattgcctctccttcttcttcctcatcaccgagagtgcctgtatgccacggcggttcctaagtgagagagagggtaagcgagggggaggacttacagatcctttcgTGAATCCGGAGcgtgatgttgagctggaggctACCCGTGGTGGTGTTGGACATCTTTACCTGAGAAGGGGCGGCTTccgctgaaggaggtggcgcgCTGGATTCGTCTACGAGGCCttttttgggatggagccgtgtgtggatttttcctggtggatcttcaccggacgagccttgtcagaggggaagttgCCCAGGATCATGCTGGTTGAGGGTTCCGTGCCTTGGTGGCAGCGTCCCTGCCTAGGAGctgttgcgctcgccgaagtcgagggagcaaaACCGGGCACGTGTCGTGGCCTTACTTTTGGCACCAGATGATGTCGCCGAGCGACCGTAGTAgcatttagagtagaagtagtcagcaaatgtaattgTTAAGTTtgtggggagcccccgtgtgaacgtTCTTGTGTAATTAATGACTATAGTCAGTTTCATTTTTTGTAATGGAGtcactccattcggggaagcttgtccctttcgttcCATAGTTtcaccttagcataattttgttttgttattctttctttttcgtacCTGCCTATTCATTCCGTAGGATGCAACCTTGGTAGCCcgaggcgtggcccgcgaggctcagctgctcataaccgtaggtagaggcggggtatGATTGGTtggaatattttaaagcaaagaTACGTAAGGCAAttcaaaggaacgaactacccttctgttcgggtaggaaggagtttttaCCATATGACAGTAAacgaaaaaagagaggtagtatttagtattgtacccttatggagcaccgagcgacccgggctaaaagtgatgaggacatcgccacgctggacacaccgacaccatggtcttccccaagttgcaattcgttcccaactcagttgccacgtcgccctcggattcagtagacacgtcgtcactgtttcggtcataactttctcatacgacatcgaaacgggccgttcttggatgcattggaaaggggacgacgacgccgtcgttttggatctggtcccagctccagaaggtccgtggatcattctgtgtgaccacggcaaggtgctgcgtcacctatttgggccaaattggccatgtatcgtgtcgggccttaagcccaagttgtgggcgcccaacccctggccgtccccaaccctaggtcaagtcttagactataaacacagccgccgccgctgctacacaatcgggtttttgtttagagtttagttttccatcgagaaactgaatcgttcattgtaattgtggtgacaaatccttttacagtgatccagggcccccattcttgatctcctccactgtgtcgattagtcctttggaaccgagttcttgaatcctctattgatattcgtgtcattcatatttgcaatttcagattgcgtgttttaccttcttgcttgtgctcttcgattcgcttgcaggaaaagccttcttggcgaggtcaatcaagttgtgcttggttgataaccaacggagcagtggtgtaacggttgcagggttcgaatcgtgtctgatttgaagctggatcgccaacgtcgagatctccacaaatcgaacttaccggctacctctcggaagatcgggcctgtactcatcaaaaAGTGTTCGGGCCAGGGTGCTTGACAGGAGCAAGTGTTTGACCAAAAGGCGGTAAGACAGAATTTAGGGgaaaaaatgacatagttgttcaatgttccaagtgttggtgagaacattgccattgtcatcctccagtcggtaggcgcccggtcagatcacttcggttatggtatagggtccttcccatggtggagagagtttgtgtttttccttcgttgattgggtccttcggagcacgagatcaccgacttcgagggtcctccccctgatcttcctttcgtggtacctgcggagagtttgttGGTTGTGAGTGGAGTGGATGACGGTTGTCTTgtgggcctcttcgagcaggtcaaCTACGTCTTGCTGTGCCTCCGTGGCTCGatcgtggtcgaaagccttcactcttggggcaccatggtcgaggtcagagagtagcactgcctcagctccgtaggccaggaagaagggtgtgaaccctatggatcggttcagggtcattctcaagctccagaggatcgctaggacctcttcaacccatcgcccggcgtatttgttgagtcggtcgaagatgcgtgacttaagtcccaggaggaccatgccattagcacgctcgacctgaccgttagtacgtgggtgtccgactgaggcccagtcaatcctgatgccgtatccatcactgaagtccaggaacttcttcccggtgaagttagtcccgtggtcagtgatgatgcagttgGGGACGccgaatcggtagatgatgtcgaggaagaatttgaccgcctcttccgagcagatgttggtgatgggcttggcctctatccacttggtgaacttgttgactgctatgagtaggtgtgTGAAACCGCCCGGGCCCTTTtttaggggtcctaccatgttgaggccccagaccgcgaatggccaggtggtggggatggtttgaagctcctgtgctggcaactgagtttgccgagcatagaattggcatccctcacacctacggacgacctcctctgcatcccgtagtgcggtgggccagtaaaaaccttgatgaaaggcttttccgaccagcgacctcggggccgcgtgatgtccacagattccggcgtggacctcaaggaggagctatttcccttggtcggtagggatgcacttcatgagtaacCCCGATGGACTTCATTTGTAGAGGTCATTATCGAGCACGACGAAGGTCTTAGCGCATCGAGTGATCCGTCATGCTTCAGTCTTCTCGGGTGGGAGAAcgtcctcgaggaggtaggcgagtagcaatGCTCGCCAATCGGTTTGATCGGGTACTAATATGGCGACGTCAGTGAGTGTTGTCGTCATAGAGGTACTGGGGTCGAAGCCCCCGAGCACCAGCTTCGCGTCGGGGTTAGAGCCCCTGGGCGTCGGATTGGCGTTAGGGTGTCTTTGGaccggaccttctaggatgcgggtggatggctcgtggaggtcattgatgaagactccACTCGGGgacggatcccgcctggcggccaatttcaCGAGAAAATCGGCGGcgtcgttgtcctttcgggggacgtggTGCAGctcgattccctagaatttgtccttgagcttgcatacctcctagcagtatgctgccatgagggggctctTACAgaaggattccttcatgacttgatcaacgaccaactccgagtcaccgTGAACGTAGAGTTgcatagcgccgagctcgatggcgatgcgcagtccgctgatgagggcttcatattccgtggtgttgtttgaggccgaaaaatggaggcggatggcatagcagaGCTTACTCCTGTCCGGGGATATCAgtaccactctagcccccgagccaggCCCCATtacagacccgtcgaagtacatagtccagtactcgtgggtaaCATCTGGGGTCgggagctggacctccgtccatttagtgacaaagtccatgagagcctgagacttgatcgcagtatgagggatatacctgatgtcatggcccatgagttcaagtgcccacttggagatccatcccgtaGCATCGcgattgcggatgatgtccccgagtgggcatgaagtgatgaccgcaacttcgtggtcggtgaagtagtgcaggagcatCTAGGTTGCCATCAGCATGGTGtacaggagtttctgcacctaggggtaccagaccttggggtcgataAGTACTTCCCCGACGAAGTATACGGGTCTCTAGACCTTGAGCtggtgtctcggctcctcccATTCGAAGACTAGGGTGGCgctcaccatgtggttgcttgccatgacataaaggaggaggggttctccccgttcgggagcgacgaggattggggctaatgtcagggacgctttgaggctttccagagcctgctgggcttcctcagtccaaatgaaggtgtccgtctttttgaggagcttgtagagtggcatcccccgttcgccaagctaggagatgaatcggctcagggcagctagacagccggtgagcctttgtatgcccttgatgttgcgtatggggcccatgttggagatggccgtgatctttttggggatggcctcgatgccgcgctcggacatgatgtatccaagaagcttcccctttagaaccccgaaaacacatttttcgggattcagtttgatgttgaaccttcatagGTTCGTGAAtgtcgcggccaagtttgcgatcaggtcacaatcctgagccgttttgaccactatgtcatcaacatagacggcgatcgttGGTTTCAGCCGCTTGGCTTGATCAGGcagatcgagcgggtcgatttggtcggcgaagcattgctgcatgcacctctggtaggtggcgccagcgttcttcaggccgaaaggcatggttacatagcagtacaaaccatatagggtaatgaatgaggttgcgagttgatcgaactctttcatcacaatctggtgatagcctaagtaggcaaccagaaaggagaggatctcacaacccgaggtggagtcaactatctagtctatgcgtggcaaagggaaatgatcctttggacatgctttgttgaggcctgtataatcaacacatattctccatttcccggtcttctttttaacaagaacaggattggcaagccagtcggagtggactacctctctgatgaatccggccgccatgagtttggcgatctcttcgccgatggccctgcgcctttcgtcgtcgaagcgacgcaggcgctgcttggcgggcttcgagcccgggatgaggcttgtcagaaggctgccatgcgaagacatcgtgattggcgtgcaggaagtcgacgagctcgcattcctatttggccaagagTTGGGTCCCGATCCGCACTATTTTGTTTAGatcggtggggtcgatccccaccgccttggtttcctcgagtgggcgaaAGGCCATGcagaggttggtttgttgcagtccaaGATTGCTGGGATCGATGACTCCCCGAGTCATGGGAGCTCAGACAAGTTAACGACCACGGTGGCGAGCTCGaagtgctcgcggtcgcacgtgaaggcgtgcgagaaggcgctgctcacggTGATGACACTGTTCGGTCCCttcatcttcagcttgaggtaggtgtagttggggatcgccatgaacttggcgtagcatggccgccccaagatggcatggtaggaccctaggaagtccaccacctcaaagtaAGCAccttcgagcggaagttggccttgttgccaaacgtgacgggtaggtcgatctgcccgagcgggtacacCTATGCTCCtgggatcacgccgtggaaggaAGAGCCTGCCAGGTGGAGTTCCGACTGGGGGATGCGCATGgagtcgagggtgtcgatgtagaggatgttgaggccgctgcctccgtccatcagcaccttggtgaggcgcttcttgcggacgatggggtcgatgatgagtgggtagcgtcctggtctagcgacgtgggagggatggtccctctgatcgaaggtgatcagggATTCTGACAAGCTGAGGAAGGTGGGGACAGctgtctcggtggcgcatgcctccctatagcacaccttgtgctggcgtttggaccagatggcatcagatccaccaaagatcatgatgcattcctcagggtcaggGAAGCCATCTCCGTCTTTGcccaccatgcctcctttcttggctgtcaCCTCTTTGCCGTCTCGTTCTTTCGGCCCGccgaggaaacgtttgaggagctcgcagtgcttgtagaggtgtttgacacagtaggcgtggttggtgcacgggctatccatgagcttgttgaaatggtcaggcaggccctgttgGGGCTGTTTGCCCATGCGATCAGCTGCGGCAACCAACATGGTGTTGTCTGACCAGCGCCAAtgctttttgttctttttttacccctctatgtggaggggcccctGTCTTGGTCtacgcgcttggccttgcccttgtctcggcctccgttgaagatcgctccgactgcctcctcgccaaatgcgtggttagtggcgacgtcgagcaggtcgcgggtggtacaaggcttcaggcagccaagcttgtggatcaaagTCTCGCAGGTCGTCCTGGAGAGGAACATGCTGATGACGtccacgtcgacgacatcagggagggagttgcatcattgggagaacctatggatgtaatcctgtagggactcgctgggctcctactggcagctcttgaggtcccaggagttcccaggatggacgtacgtcccctggaagttcctgacaaagatcctcttgaggtttgCCCAGTTGCAGATGCTGTggtgtgggaggaattcgagccatgcttgaacatgttcccctacgcagatggggagatattgaatgatgaaaaggtcatcatccacccctccagctcggtaggcgagccagaaatcttagAGCCAAATACTAGGGTTTATTTCCCCGGTGTACTTGGCTATGTTTGTAGGTGGtcgaaagcgctgtgggaacggcgccctccggatgtgccggccaaaggcctgtggTCCTGGGCCCtccgggctgggactccggtcgtctaGCCAGCGGCCATGCCTGGGGCGCATTTCACTGCTCCACTCGATGGTCTGGCCGGGGCCCGCGTCACCTATCCTTACTGCCGCCCAATGagcgtcatcatcatgccaggcctgatgccagttgctgatgacgctgcggGCATCTTGGTTTGGATCGAGCCTTTTGTGTGGCGGCAGTCGACGTAGAGCATGCGCCGGGTCAGACCATGGCGTAGCTGCGGCCTCCCGTGCCACGCTCAGTGGCTGTAGCGGcaagcggatggagcgatccgtctagTGCGTCCCAACTCCCCCAGTGTCGGAGTCGTGATGCGGAGCTTTCTGCTTGTTGTACGGCGGCAGTTTCTACtagcgcccggaggttccggtagactgcctgctcctaggggtcgatgggctcgggaacgccatgcagaagcattgccgcggtAGTGATGTTCTGGCGAGCCCGAGCGAATTGTGGGGGGTCGTTCCCCTTGTTTATGATGTCGCGCTGGACCTGGCAGGCACGACCCCGAGTGTCGCCGACcaggccatgcgcatggggcacaaTGTGCTATACCGAGCGCGTCGGCGTAGGTGGTGGCTGGCTATGCCACCTTTGTTGTAGCTCCTCGCCGTGTTCCTGTGcccacgcggggggggggggcacgagggtccagaggggtgtgagtctatatggactccgctaccaccggtggctatcctgGAACGTCCACCatggcgcactcctaggacggactgtggctaggtgccatgttgccgatgctggaaccgtcgctctcaacctcatctTCCAAGAGTTCGTAGAAACAGGTcgttcccacgaattcggatgtgagaggaggCGGCGTTAGCACTtttcggagcccccgggcatacGCGTCCGTAGAGGACGTGAGGCCATAGTGGAACTGGTCGTGTGGTGGTCGCGGCACGGACAACGTGGTCCCTCTAGATAATTGACGAAAgacagtaaatagcgagtaaataactgaacgtacattactcatagtgaggtttgagtagagagtttgctcggaatgaagtgcAGATACTGCGTCGTTGAAGTCGTCATGTatcccggagccgatggagggtgtccctccgatgggcgccggaacgagtgcctcctcgcggaggtgtagtatgccaagccggtcgacgatgaagtccagacttccaaagaggaaggtctgtgACGGCTCGGAGAccggtggaacccgcatcccaacaggtgggagtgcgagaaactccagtgagccgaagcgaatcgtatcgcttgagcctgccacGGTGAAGGTGGCagaaagtgggccatccgatgaccaaaaagtgttgaacgtacagcgtcttccccacggatgacgccaactgtcggtgcagaaagtgaccaacacgtaaatatttgtagttttgccgtacgttgtgattggaggtggccaaGCACtcgatgacacaggatttatactggttcaagcaacgtgccctatgtctagtttgggtcggtcagtgactttattcctaagcctaggtgctcaaagtttgcagtggggtgacaaacgagaaggagaaagatggggggagCAAGAGGCCCGATCGGACTCTGGTCAAAGCACCGAGAGAGACAGGGgctccactatgagctaagtgtttgagcgtgtgctcgtggtttgaacccgGCGGTTCTGCTATTGTGTCCTAGTGAACTGAGTCTGAATGAACTTAGAGAGCTTGAGAACTTGAATTGGCCTATATGTTGGAAGacagcacatccccttttatagatgaaggggatggctttacaagtgagagaaagGGAGTACGTCTATTGCTATGCCTTGCTTCCCACGCCAGCGGGTACAAgacgatggtaggcgcccacaatattgtagactgtagaatgtcagatgcatgtgggaggttgtgttgtcttcttcgggtatggcagatgtcggtacttgccatactgttgatgcccagaggcatgtgaggggttttaccgCGTTCGCCTGCTACGGTAAATGCCGGTGCCCGCAACATtgtcgatgcctcagaggcacgtggggagccttaccgtatttgccCGGTATGGGAATtggcggcacccacaacacttgTAGGGGAAATCgtgggcgcctacaatactgttcgggCACTATTCTGTAGgtgcacagggtacggtccctggtattgtggtttgacttgtgcgccctgtaggtgcacagggtacggtccctagagaggccgtccggaggcgggctggagactgaAGCAAGtgctttcggtcggagaggtgggccgaagtcagaagcggcgccgttcctccttggccaagccttccgatcAGTGActagatcacccttctggcctgtcatttgggtcggcccatgagttgctcGTTGTCTgcctgggccaagcctttgttgggaagccggtccgcgagggaccccgggtttatgaacccaacactagGAGATGCTTCAAGACAGAAGCTAATCTAGGTTACACTAAATATTGAATTACAACATCTGTCATCACCTGGTAATCCAGATTTTTGAAGACATAGCTACATGGCCTTGTTGATATACAGTGTACTTCCTGATAGATTTAGAAAGCCTGCTGAAACCTGAAAAACATGGTGTGAGCATTCAGTTCCAATAACACTAATAAGAAATAAACAGACCAATTCTCTAAGTTCCATTACCTAGCAATCAGAAATGATCACAGTGCAAGTAGCTAATAACATAACAAAGGTCAATAAGAGCAGCTTGTATAGTTAAGCTTGCTATCTCCTTAAGCTCAGTATGCCGAAATATTGACTAACACTTGTTTAAACACCACTAACAAGTGAGCAGCTG harbors:
- the LOC136515393 gene encoding uncharacterized protein; the encoded protein is MLLHYFTDHEVAVITSCPLGDIIRNRDATGWISKWALELMGHDIRYIPHTAIKSQALMDFVTKWTEVQLPTPDVTHEYWTMYFDGSVMGPGSGARVVLISPDRSKLCYAIRLHFSASNNTTEYEALISGLRIAIELGAMQLYVHGDSELVVDQVMKESFCKSPLMAAYC